From Bradyrhizobium erythrophlei:
GCCGCTGGCGGGATTGTTGACCGGATGCGCCGGCGTGCCGACCCAGGCGCCGTCGATATAGCAGTGCTCGCGCAGCAGCGAGGGATCCTTCAGACGGTCGCGCAGCGAGGACGCGGACGAGTGCGAGGCGCGTGCGGCAGCGGTCGGGGTCATGGCGTTACTCCTTGGATTTTTTGGCTATTGAATCCAAGTATAGGCCGAAACCGGTCGCAATGCACCGGCCACAAAAGCGCGGCTGCTTCAAGCAATTTTGGGGGCTGCAAACTCGAACCGTTGAACGCCGGCCGGTTCAGGCCGCGCCGCTTATGTAGGTTTCGCGGCGGCCGATCATGCGCTCCGCCGCGGCCTTGGCATCCGCCTTGGTGGTGGTCGCGCAGGTACGATATTCGAGATCCGGCACATCAGCCGCTTCGCGCCGTCCGAACCACGATTTGGAGCTGACTGACAGCAACGCCAGCGCCTGGGCGACGTTATCGACGGCATCGAACGAGTGCAGCGCACCCGTTCCCGCGTAACGAACTTCATAGATGCCGGGGCTGATCGGCGCTTCAATATTTTCGCTGCGGCCCGCCCGCGGATACCGCTTCCATTCGCTCCAAGTCGAGATCATCGCCTTCCCCTCGCGGCATCATTGGCCGCAAATCATTTCGTCAAATTATTCAATCGGATGCACTGTTTATGCCGTGATCTGAACGCCTTACCAATAAATGGGTTCCGGATGGAGATTTGCAAGATATCGCCGAAGGACCCGCAGGTCATCGGCTAACCCGGCCCATCCACCGCAATTGTGGCGGGTGTTGCCATTCAGACTCTCCATCGGAGCGGCGATCACGAGATCGCGACCTCGGCATCACGTCGGATCACGGATGCTTGCGGGAAATTCCGGCTCGGGGGAAGATCGGCGACTTCAAAAAACATACGGGAGGAGACCCCATGCAAAGCAACGCTCAGATCGATCAGCTGCTGCGGCAGAAAAGCGACGCCAAGGAAATTCCCGGCGTCGTCGCCATCGCCGCCAACAGCCAGGAGGTGATCTACCAGGGTGCGTTCGGCAAACGCGACCTGTCGAAAGACGACGCCATGACGCCGGACAGCGTGTTCTGGATCGCCTCGATGACCAAGGCGATCACGGCCGCCGCCGCCATGCAGCTGGTCGAGCAGGGCAAGCTCTCGCTCGACGCGCCGATCGGCAACGTGCTGCCCGATCTCGCCTCACCGCAGGTGCTCGAAGGCTTCGATGCCAATGGCGAACCGAAACTGCGGGCGGCGAGGAACCCGATCACGCTGCGCCATCTCATGACCCATACCGCCGGCTTCTGCTACGATTTGTGGAACGGCGACATGGTGAGGTATCTGGAGAAGACCGGGCTTCCCGGCATCACCAGTTGCAAGAACGACGCGCTGAAGACCCCACTCACCACCGACCCCGGCACGCGCTGGGAATACGGCATCAACATCGATTTCGTCGGCAAGGCGGTCGAGGCTGTGAGCGGCAAGAAGCTCGACGCTTATCTGCGCGACCAGATCTTCAACCCGCTCGGCATGACCGACACCGCCTTCAAGATCGGCGAATCGCAACGCCAGCGCCTCGTCGCCATGCATCAACGCGGCGAGGACGGATCGCTGGCGCCGATGCCGTTCGAACTCGAGCAGGATCCGGAATTCCACATGGGCGGCGGCGGCCTCTACGGCACTGCGGGGGATTACATCAAGTTCACGCAGATGATCCTCAACAAGGGAAAAGGCAACGGCAATCAGGTGCTCAGGCCCGAGACGGTCGCGATGATGGGCCAAAACCACATCGGCGAACTCACCATGACCAGAATGACCTCGGCGATCGCGTGGGCCACCAACGATGTCGATCTCTACCCGGACATCGTCAAGAAATGGGGGCTCTCTTTCGTGATCACGACCGCCCAGACGCCGGAAGGCCGGAGCGCCGGCAGCCTCGCCTGGGCGGGGCTTGCCAACACCTATTTCTGGATCGATCCCGCGCGCGACGTCACCGGCGTGATCCTGATGCAGGTGCTGCCATTCGTGGACGGCAAATGCCTGGAAGCCTTTGCGGGCTTCGAATCCGGCGTCTATGCCGGGCTCGACGCGACCGGCCAAAAGGCCGCCTGATTTCCTTTCCCTCTCCCCGCTCTTCGCGGGGAGAGGGTTAGGGTGAGGGGCTGTTTCAGCAAATTCTGAACACCACGTATGCTGAGACTCCCCCTCACCCGGTTCTCGCTAACGCGAGAATCCGACCTCTCCCCGCAAGCGGGGCGAGGTGAGTAGCAATCGCGCCGGGAAAGTGCTCTCGACGGATTTTGCGCATAATTTCGTTTTTCCCACCCGCGCCCCTCGACGCATGGAGAAGCCGGCTTGACCGAAATCGCGGATAGTTACGTTTGCGGCACAGCCGATGCGCCGCTGCTCGGCGACACCATCGGGCGCAGCCTCGATCTGGCGGTCCAGCGCTGGGGCAATCGCGAAGCGCTGGTCTCAACGAGCCACGGCGTCCGCTGGACCTGGCAGGAATTTTCCGGGCGCGTTGAGGCGCTGGCCGCCGGCTTGCTCGCGCTCGGGCTCGTACCAGGCGATCGAATCGGCGTGTGGTCGCTGAACCGGCCCGAATGGACGCTGACGCAATTTGCCGCCGCCAAGGCGGGGCTCATTCTCGTCACCATCAATCCCGCCTATCGCCTCAGCGAACTCGAATTCGCACTGGCAAAGGTCGGCTGCGCCGCGATCGTCACGGCGACCGCGTTCAAGACCTCCAACTACATGGAGATGCTGAACACGCTGCTGCCCGAGCTGGCGAGCTCGCAACCTGGCGAGCTGCACGCCGCGCGGTTGCCCCAGTTGCGCGCCGTCATCCAGATCGGCGGGCCGGCTTTTCCGGGCGCCATTGCCTTCGAAGCCGTGACGCGCATGGGCGGTTCGGGCCATCGCTACACGCTTTCGATCGTGGCAAAAACGCTGCAGTTCGACGATCCCGTCAACATCCAGTTCACCAGCGGCACCACCGGTTCACCCAAGGGCGTCACGCTGACGCATCACAACATCCTCAACAACGGCTATTTCGTCGGCCGCGCGATGCGGCTGACCGAGAACGACCGCATCTGCATTCCGGTCCCGCTCTATCACTGTTTTGGCATGGTGATGGGCAATCTCGCCGCCGTCACCTCGGGCGCGACCATGGTCTATCCCGGCGAAGGCTTTGATCCCCTGGTGACGCTGCAAACGATCGAGCGGGAGAAATGCACCACGCTGTACGGCGTGCCGACCATGTTCATCGCCGAACTCGATCATCCCGAATTTGCAAAGTTCGACCTGTCGTCGCTGCGCACCGGCATCATGGCCGGCGCGCCCTGCCCGATCGAAGTGATGCGGCGGGTCAACGAGCAGATGAACATGCGCGAGGTCACCATTGCCTACGGCATGACCGAGACCAGCCCGGTCAGTTTCCAGAGCGCCACCGACGATCCCCTGGAGCGCCGGGTATCCACCGTCGGGCGCATCCATCCGCATGTCGAGGTCAAGGTGGTCGATCTCGAGGGCCGCGTGGTGCCGCGCGGCGAACGCGGCGAACTCTGCACCCGCGGCTACAGCGTCATGCTCGGCTATTGGGACGAGCCGGAGAAAACCGCCGATGTGCTCGATGCCAATGGCTGGATGCACACCGGCGATATCGCTGTCATCGACGCCGAGGGCTATTGCAACATCGTCGGCCGCATCAAGGACATGGTGATCCGCGGCGGCGAGAACCTCTACCCGCGCGAGATCGAGGAATTCCTCTATCGTCATCCCAAGATCCAGGACGTGCAGATCTTCGGCGTCGCCGACGATCGCTACGGCGAGGAACTCTGCGCCTGGGTCCGGATTCGCGCCGGCGAGACGCTGACCGCCGAGGAGATCCGCGCCTTCTGCCAGGGCCAGATCGCCCACAACAAGATCCCGCGCTACATCGAATTCGTCGACGAATTTCCGATGACCGTCACCGGCAAGATCCAGAAATTCCTGATGCGCGAGGCGGTCGAAGAGAAGCTCGGATTGAAGGCCGCGAAGACGGCGTGAAGGCTCGGTCACCTCGCCCCGCTTGCGGGGAGAGGTCGCCCGGCGAAGCGCAGCGAAGCCGGGCGGGTGAGGGGGAGCCTCAGCGTACGTTATGCCTGAGAATTTGCTGAGACAGCCCCTCACCCCAACCCTCTCCCCGCAAGCGCGGGGCGAGGGAGAAGAAGGCCCAACTTCGCCTTCCCGCGGCGCGATCCACACCGATTAACCACCGTCATTGCGAGCCAACGGGTCGGCGCGAAGCGCCGCCCGATGACAGGCTCCGCGAAGCAATCCACCGCGCCACACAAAGAAAGAATGGATTGCTTCGTCGCAAGTGCTCCTCGCAATGACGCTGATAGACAGGAGTCCGCATTCTCGCGGCGCGATTCGCCCGAGTTTTGCCCACACGTTTCACGCCCCGAAAATCGGAGGGCGCAGGGAATGCCGGATGCGCGCTGCACCCGCGGTCCCGTGTGCAAAAAAAGTAAGAGGACGCACACGAGCATACAGGTTCAGCGGAGGCACTCCGACATTCCCTGCGCAATGGTTTTACGGCTTACTTCGAGCTCTCCCCGGCGATCAGGATTTGTTTGTCACCGTCGCCCCGCGGATGATGGCTGAGCCGCCCGGTTGGGCCAGCTTCGCCTCCGCGGGACTTGACGCCAACCTTGAGGCGTCAGGACCACACGACTTCACCGTACGCAGCCACCCGTCTTCGCCAACAAGGCTCCGCCGGGCTAAGGCGCCGTTCGTCAGCGCGCCGTCTGATCGCTCACGGAGTTGATCCCGCCCTGCCATCATGTTTCACGCCTGACGCTGCCGCGTCCACCGCATCCCGCCCCGCGTCTCTGACGATCCGGATACGCCCCTCGGTGGGACAGGATGGCCGAGGATATGCAGGTGATTTGGGGGTGGGGTCAAGGAAAATTTCTGATTTTCAGAAATCTCTCCGGCGGCGCCCACGGCCCCTCCACCGCCTCTCCGTCCCCCTCCACCGCCGCATCCATCACGCCATCCAATCCGCCACCAATAGCCCCGGCACGCGCGCGAATTCGCGAACGTTCGCGGTCACCAGGGTGGCGCCGCGGCGGCGGTTGATGATTTAGATCGCGATATTGGTGTCGAGGCAGATCATTCGTCGAAGAATACACGCGGATCGGGTTCGGCCGGCGGATCGTCCGGGATACCGTCGGGAAGAAAATCCCGCGCACCGAGTTCATCAAGACGCGCGAACCACGCCTCCACATCGATAGGCTGGTTTTTCATCGGCTCCAGGATCACCTTGTTGCCGACCTTGCTGACCCGGACCTCGGTGCCCTCGAAGCGAAATTCCTTGGGCAGGCGCACGGCTTGGCTACGGCCGTGCATGAACAATTTGGCGGTTGCTCTCACGGTCCGCCTCCTATGGAAATTTGATAGATACCATTGATATATATATATATATATATATCACGCCACAAGCGTACCGGCCAATTCATCAAGCAGCCGCGTACCGAACAGCGCCCTCGTCCGCGCGATGCCGCCGCGTCCGGAAAACGCCAGCGCGGCTCAAGGTCTCAGCACTTGCGACCCGTGGCGGGGCCTGCGGAGGGCCATACGGGAGAAACTCGACTCTTAGCCATCGCGTTCTACCCCTCGAATTTGCGACCCGAAAGATCTAAGCCCGGCTACCCCTTCAGGGTTCGACGACTCACCCGCATCCGCCTATCCTCTACCCTGTGAGCGGAGGGTGAGGGCGGTATGGCCGTTTTCGATCTTTATTCTAAGCGCAAGAAGCGTGAGCTGGGCCTCGGAACGGACGTGTTCTCATACGATGAGATACCGCAAGGTCTGCGCACGCAGATTGTTCACATTTGGACCGATGCGATAGGTCTGCCGTATGTAAATCCGTCCGAAGACTGGTTTGCAGAAGATATTCAACGCAGGTATCAGCAAATTGTTCAAGTACTGCGCCGCGAATACGCCGTTTTCAAATTAGTCTCGCGTCGTATCGATCCAAATGATCCAGGCGTATCTCAAGGCGAGCTGGCCGAATGGTTCATCGGTGAGACCAATACGGACAAGCTGCTTGATGCAATTGAGCTGAGTTTCCGCGTTATTGAACGTTTGTGTGGAGTACATGGGTATGTTGGCCGAGGGTCTAGTGCTGGAGGCGTATCCCGGGCTGCCATCGACGAGCTTAACATTCGCTTCAGAGAGCACGGTGTCGGCTACCAGTACAGTGATGGTCAGATCGTTCGCGTCGATTCGCAGCTAATTCACAAGGAAGTCGTGGTGCCTGCGTTGGCGGTGTTGCGAGGTGCCAAATACAACAATGCCCAGGCTGAGTTTCTGAGTGCCTATGAGCACTTCAGGCATGGCAAGAAGCAGGAAGCATTAGTGGACTGCTACAAGTGCTTCGAAAGCACCATGAAGATAATTTGCACCAAGCGTAAATGGCCGTTCGACCCGAAGGCCGCGGCGAAAGACCTCGTGAACGTGTGCCTGACGAATGGCCTTATACCCGCATACTGGCAGACTCACTTCAACGGGCTGCGCAGTGTGCTGGAGTCTGCAATATCGACGCCCCGCAATAAGCAGGCTGGACATGGAGCAGGGGCAGGCCCCGCGCCTGATATACCGGACGATCTTGTTTCCTACGTTCTACACATGACTGCAGCGACGGTGCTGTTTCTTGCGGACGCCGAGGGGCGGCTTTCATGAGGCTAAATCTGCGGTACAGCACTGGTAAAAATTCCAAGGGTCTGCCAAAAAGGCTTTATCTTTCAACGGCAACAGCGCCGGGCAGCGCAATCCTTTGCTGCGCGCCACAACTTTCATCACGCTCGCACGGCATGAGGAACGCGCTGTTGCGAAGGGATGGGAGATACGGCATCCGTCCGTCCCCAAAGTTCGAGACGGCCCTTCGGGCCTCCTCAGCATGACGACTCCAACTACACCGGCAACCCGTTCTGCTGCGCCAGCTCCTTCAGCCACACCCGCGGCCGCGCGCGGATGTGCTGGATCACTTCGGCCGCGGCGAGCGCGCCGAGCCGGCCGGCGGCCTCATGGCCCGCGCCGCGCACCAGGCCGAACAGGAAGCCGGCGGCGAACAGATCGCCGGCGCCGGTCGTATCCACCATCTTCTCAATCGGAAACGGCAGCACCGCGGTGACGCCGTCGGTGGACGCCACCACGACGCGGATTTGCACGCTTTGCCTGCAACTGGAACCAATGGATATCCTTCTCACAGAATTTTTCTCAAGGAAGCGAAAGAGATCGATCCTCAATGGCCCATGTGGACAGGTCCGCCGAGCTTGACCTTGCGGAGCGCAAGCGCGAGCGGCACGGCGGAAAGCGAGATCAGCATCAGCACCCAGAATGCATCCATGTAGCCCAGGAAGGACGCCTGCGCCTGCACCTGCTGTCCGATCCATTGGATGGCCTGATCATGTGCCTGCGCCAGCGAGCTTCCATTCGCTGTGAAGTAGTTCGTGACGTGTTGCAGCGTGTCCTGATATTGTGGACTCGACGGGATCACCTGCTCGACGAGCCGGTTCTGGTGGAACTGCTGGCGATGCGTCAGCACATTGGAAACGATGGAGACGCCGATCGAGCCGCCTGTGTTGCGTGCCGCATTGATGATGGCCGAGGCCTGGTCGGTCTTGGATGGGTGAATGCCGTCAAAGGATGCGGTCATGATCGGAACGAAGATCAGCGGCAGTCCGATGCCGAATAGCATCCGCAAGCGCGCCATGTACCAGAAGCCGAGATCGCCGTAGACGTTGGTCATGTCGTACATGGAGAGTGCGACGATCACGGCGCCGGCCACGATCAGATATTTGGGTTGAACCCTCGCCGCGAGCCGGCCGACCACGAACATCATCACCATGGTGACCAACCCGCCCGGCGAGAGCATGAGGCCAGCCCAGGTCGCGGTGTAGCCGAAATCCTGCTGCACCAGCTGCGGCAGGAATTGCGTGGTCGCGAGCAGGATGGCGCCGGTCGCCAGCATCACCAGGAAGCAGGCGCCGAACTGGCGCGATGCCACCATCCTCAGGTCGACCGCCGGATTGCGGTGGCTCATTTCCCAGGGAATCATCAGCACGAATGCCAGACCGCAGATGGTCGCGAACGTGACGATGAAAGGTGAACCAAACCAATCGTACTCCAGACCGCGATCCAGCACGACCTCCAGCGCGCCGAGGAAAGTCGCAATCAGGATGAAGCCGACGACGTCGAATTTGTTCCCTTGCTGCGACTGTCTCTCCGCGCGCGCGGTTTTGGGCTCGCGCAGGACCAGCGCGATCATGGCCATCGCGAACACGCCGACTGGTACGTTGACCAGAAAGCACCACTGCCAGGAGATGTTGTCGGACAACCAGCCGCCGAGTGTCGGCCCCACCACCGGCGCCACGACAACGGCGACGCCGAACAGCGCAAAAGCCTGGCCGCGCTTTGCCGGCGGAAATGAATCCGCCAGGATCGACTGGGCAACCGGTACCATGCCGCCGCCACCAACGCCCTGCAGAATGCGGAACAGCAAGAGCGCGTTCAGATTCGGGGCATTGCCGCAAAGCAGCGAGCTTAAGGTGAACAATCCAAGAGAGATCAGGAAGAACGGCTTGCGGCCGAACCTTTTTGCCAGATAGCTCGAGGCGGTCAGGATGATGGCGTTGGCGACCAGATAGGTGGTGACTACCCAGGACGCTTCGTCCTCGCTCACCCCCATGCCGCCGGCGATGTAGGGCAGCGCCACGTTGGCGATGGTGGTGTCGAGCACTTCCATGAAGCTCGCGAGCGCGACCAGGATGGCGATCACCCACGGGTTAACCGCGCGACCGCTTGCGGATGCAGGAGAGTCGGCTTGGATCGCAGCGGCGCTCATGGAAGCCTCCCGAGACGCTGAAGGAGCGACGGCTTTGCATCGACCCGCACAGTCGGAACCACGGACATGCCTGGGCCGAGCGCGACGTCGGTCGGCGGATCGTCCATGACGACCTTGACCGGCACGCGTTGGACAATCTTGACGTAGTTGCCGGTGGCGTTCTGCGCCGGCAGTAGCGAGAACGCGGTGCCGGATCCCGGCTGAACGCTGTCGACATGACCGTGGATCTTCCGCTCCGGATAGGCGTCGATCGTGAGCATTGCCGGATCGCCGGCCCGCATGTGGTCCAGCTGATTTTCCTTGAAGTTCGCCGTCACCCAGATTTCATCCGGCACAAACATGGTCAGGTCCGTGCCCGGCTGAGCGAATTGGCCGGCCGCGGCCGCGAGGTTGACGACACGCCCCGGCTGGGCCGCCGTGACCGTCGTGTAGGACAGATTGAGTTGCGCCTGGTCGCGCTGAGCCCGGGCCTGCGCGAGGCTCGCAACGGCGCTCTTGCGCTGCGCCTTCAGCGCCTCGACTTGCCGCTGCGCCAGCTTGAGGGTCGCCTGCGCGCTCAGAAGTGCAGCCTGCTGCTGATGCAGTTGCGAGGTATACTGCTGGGAGTTCTGAACCGTGCCGTAACCTGTTTGCTCCAGATGCTCGTACCGCGTTGCCTGCTGCTGTGCGAACACCAGCGTCGCCTGCGCCTGGTCCACCTGGGCCTGGTTGGCGCTGATCTGGGCCTGCTGCACATCGAGTTGCGCATCGATGTTCTCGATGCTGGCTTGCGCCGCCGCGACTTGCGCCCGCGCCTGCTCGAGCGCCGTGCGATAGTCACGGTCATCGATGCGGGCAATCACATCGCCGGATTTGACATGCTGGTTGTCGGTGACGGGGACGGCGGTGATGTAGCCAGAGACTTTCGGCGCGATCGAAAACTGCCGCGCGGCGACGAAGGCATCGTCAGTGGACTGGAAATGTCTTGCGTCGTCCATATAGAGGTAGCCGCCGGCGATCGCGGAGGCCAGGAGCACAGCGCCGATGGCCGAGACAACGGGGCGGCGACGCAAGAAGCTGGCCCTGCGCGCTTTGCCGGTTGCCTCCGGCCGGGCGGTTTCCGCCCCAACGGGTGAGGCAGGCGCTCTGACGGCCGGGCTTTCTTGCGGGGAGGGAGCCCGGGCGGTGACCTCCTGTCGGTCGGACTCGAAACCGGGATCGTGCCGGCTTTCGACGCCTTCGAGCTTCCGTTCGCCCCGTTCCAAAACTTTGTCTTCGAACATGCTTGCCACTCCTGCTGAGAGGCGACGCTGACCGCGACGCTCATATAACGAAACGGAACCGTACCGTTTCGTTACGAGAATAATCTCGGAAGCCAATCCGTCAATAGGAACGAGACCGTTCCGTTCTATTTACAAGCATCACACATGCGTGTAGATTGAAATACTCGGAAGCCTGAGGCCCGGTCGAAGTCGGCATGAAAACCAGCAATTTGAAGAAGATACCGGCGGCGAAGGCAAAGCGCGCCACAGGGCGCTTTGGCCGGCCGCCCAAGGAGCTTGCCGGCGAGGTTGACACGCGCATCCTCGATGCGGCGCGAAAAATGTTTCTGGAGCGCGGCTTCGAAGGCGCGAGCATCGACGAGATCGCCGAAGTTGCACGCGCGGGAAAGGCGACGATCTATGCCCGCTTCCGCGACAAGCGGGCGCTATTCACCGAAGTGGTGACGCGGGACATCCTTGCCCGGATCACGGAGTTCAAGGCCGAGGTGCCAACCGGCTCAACCATCGAGGAGCGCCTCACAAGCGCCGCCAGCACCTTGCTGCACTGGGGTTTGGACAACGAAAGGATCGCGCTGATGCGACTGGCCGTCGCAGAAGCGCGCCGCTTCCCTGATCTGGCGAGCACCGTCAGCCGGACGGCGCGTGATCTCAGCACTGACCTTGGGGTCCGGTTGCTGGGCCAGTTGACGCAAGCCGACGAGCTTCGGTCGCTGCCGGCCTTTGCTCCGGAGCGCCTGACAACCACAGCTCGTTTCTTCCTCGATCTCGTCGCCGTGCCCATGCTGCTCCGGGCGCTGTTCGAGGTGGACCTCAAGACGCTGGACGAAGAGATCGACGCGCACGTGGCGCGCAGCGTTGCGTTCTTTCTTGCCGCCTGCCGGCACGACAGCGTGAGCTGAGCCTTATACAAAGGAAACGCTGGCTCGGCCCCTTAAAGCGATAGGTGTCGTGCGCGACCCATTTCCATCATTTGAGCGCGGCGCCCAAATGGCCGTTCGTGCCCCATCGCGTCGTCTCGCCGTGTTGCCGAATTTGGTCGGGGGTAT
This genomic window contains:
- a CDS encoding HlyD family secretion protein produces the protein MERGERKLEGVESRHDPGFESDRQEVTARAPSPQESPAVRAPASPVGAETARPEATGKARRASFLRRRPVVSAIGAVLLASAIAGGYLYMDDARHFQSTDDAFVAARQFSIAPKVSGYITAVPVTDNQHVKSGDVIARIDDRDYRTALEQARAQVAAAQASIENIDAQLDVQQAQISANQAQVDQAQATLVFAQQQATRYEHLEQTGYGTVQNSQQYTSQLHQQQAALLSAQATLKLAQRQVEALKAQRKSAVASLAQARAQRDQAQLNLSYTTVTAAQPGRVVNLAAAAGQFAQPGTDLTMFVPDEIWVTANFKENQLDHMRAGDPAMLTIDAYPERKIHGHVDSVQPGSGTAFSLLPAQNATGNYVKIVQRVPVKVVMDDPPTDVALGPGMSVVPTVRVDAKPSLLQRLGRLP
- a CDS encoding TetR/AcrR family transcriptional regulator, with the protein product MKKIPAAKAKRATGRFGRPPKELAGEVDTRILDAARKMFLERGFEGASIDEIAEVARAGKATIYARFRDKRALFTEVVTRDILARITEFKAEVPTGSTIEERLTSAASTLLHWGLDNERIALMRLAVAEARRFPDLASTVSRTARDLSTDLGVRLLGQLTQADELRSLPAFAPERLTTTARFFLDLVAVPMLLRALFEVDLKTLDEEIDAHVARSVAFFLAACRHDSVS
- a CDS encoding DHA2 family efflux MFS transporter permease subunit, translated to MSAAAIQADSPASASGRAVNPWVIAILVALASFMEVLDTTIANVALPYIAGGMGVSEDEASWVVTTYLVANAIILTASSYLAKRFGRKPFFLISLGLFTLSSLLCGNAPNLNALLLFRILQGVGGGGMVPVAQSILADSFPPAKRGQAFALFGVAVVVAPVVGPTLGGWLSDNISWQWCFLVNVPVGVFAMAMIALVLREPKTARAERQSQQGNKFDVVGFILIATFLGALEVVLDRGLEYDWFGSPFIVTFATICGLAFVLMIPWEMSHRNPAVDLRMVASRQFGACFLVMLATGAILLATTQFLPQLVQQDFGYTATWAGLMLSPGGLVTMVMMFVVGRLAARVQPKYLIVAGAVIVALSMYDMTNVYGDLGFWYMARLRMLFGIGLPLIFVPIMTASFDGIHPSKTDQASAIINAARNTGGSIGVSIVSNVLTHRQQFHQNRLVEQVIPSSPQYQDTLQHVTNYFTANGSSLAQAHDQAIQWIGQQVQAQASFLGYMDAFWVLMLISLSAVPLALALRKVKLGGPVHMGH
- a CDS encoding serine hydrolase domain-containing protein, with amino-acid sequence MQSNAQIDQLLRQKSDAKEIPGVVAIAANSQEVIYQGAFGKRDLSKDDAMTPDSVFWIASMTKAITAAAAMQLVEQGKLSLDAPIGNVLPDLASPQVLEGFDANGEPKLRAARNPITLRHLMTHTAGFCYDLWNGDMVRYLEKTGLPGITSCKNDALKTPLTTDPGTRWEYGINIDFVGKAVEAVSGKKLDAYLRDQIFNPLGMTDTAFKIGESQRQRLVAMHQRGEDGSLAPMPFELEQDPEFHMGGGGLYGTAGDYIKFTQMILNKGKGNGNQVLRPETVAMMGQNHIGELTMTRMTSAIAWATNDVDLYPDIVKKWGLSFVITTAQTPEGRSAGSLAWAGLANTYFWIDPARDVTGVILMQVLPFVDGKCLEAFAGFESGVYAGLDATGQKAA
- a CDS encoding antitoxin, which produces MHGRSQAVRLPKEFRFEGTEVRVSKVGNKVILEPMKNQPIDVEAWFARLDELGARDFLPDGIPDDPPAEPDPRVFFDE
- a CDS encoding STM4504/CBY_0614 family protein, which gives rise to MAVFDLYSKRKKRELGLGTDVFSYDEIPQGLRTQIVHIWTDAIGLPYVNPSEDWFAEDIQRRYQQIVQVLRREYAVFKLVSRRIDPNDPGVSQGELAEWFIGETNTDKLLDAIELSFRVIERLCGVHGYVGRGSSAGGVSRAAIDELNIRFREHGVGYQYSDGQIVRVDSQLIHKEVVVPALAVLRGAKYNNAQAEFLSAYEHFRHGKKQEALVDCYKCFESTMKIICTKRKWPFDPKAAAKDLVNVCLTNGLIPAYWQTHFNGLRSVLESAISTPRNKQAGHGAGAGPAPDIPDDLVSYVLHMTAATVLFLADAEGRLS
- a CDS encoding AMP-binding protein translates to MTEIADSYVCGTADAPLLGDTIGRSLDLAVQRWGNREALVSTSHGVRWTWQEFSGRVEALAAGLLALGLVPGDRIGVWSLNRPEWTLTQFAAAKAGLILVTINPAYRLSELEFALAKVGCAAIVTATAFKTSNYMEMLNTLLPELASSQPGELHAARLPQLRAVIQIGGPAFPGAIAFEAVTRMGGSGHRYTLSIVAKTLQFDDPVNIQFTSGTTGSPKGVTLTHHNILNNGYFVGRAMRLTENDRICIPVPLYHCFGMVMGNLAAVTSGATMVYPGEGFDPLVTLQTIEREKCTTLYGVPTMFIAELDHPEFAKFDLSSLRTGIMAGAPCPIEVMRRVNEQMNMREVTIAYGMTETSPVSFQSATDDPLERRVSTVGRIHPHVEVKVVDLEGRVVPRGERGELCTRGYSVMLGYWDEPEKTADVLDANGWMHTGDIAVIDAEGYCNIVGRIKDMVIRGGENLYPREIEEFLYRHPKIQDVQIFGVADDRYGEELCAWVRIRAGETLTAEEIRAFCQGQIAHNKIPRYIEFVDEFPMTVTGKIQKFLMREAVEEKLGLKAAKTA